The following are from one region of the Camelus dromedarius isolate mCamDro1 chromosome 16, mCamDro1.pat, whole genome shotgun sequence genome:
- the GLOD4 gene encoding glyoxalase domain-containing protein 4 has translation MATRRALHFVFKVGNRFQTASFYRDVLGMKILRHEEFDEGCKAACNGPYDGKWSKTMVGFGPEDDHFVAELTYNYGVGDYRLGNDFLGITLASSQAVSNARKLKWPLNEVAEGVYETEAPGGYKFFLQNRSPPQSDPVLKVTLAVSDLQKSLNYWSNLLGMKIYEKDEQKQRALLGYADNQCKLELQGIKGAVDHAAAFGRIAFSCPKKELPDLEALMKRENQKILTPLVSLDTPGKATVQVVILADPDGHEICFVGDEAFRELSKMDPEGSKLLDDAMVKDKSDEWFAVRNKPKASG, from the exons ATGGCGACTCGTAGAGCTCTGCACTTCGTGTTCAAAGTGGGAAACCGCTTCCAGACAGCGAGTTTCTATCGTGATGTCCTGGGGATGAAG ATTCTGCGGCATGAGGAATTTGATGAAGGCTGCAAAGCTGCCTGTAACGG gcCTTATGATGGGAAGTGGAGTAAAACAATGGTGGGATTTGGGCCTGAGGATGATCACTTTGTTGCAGAACTGACTTACAATTATGGCGTGGGAGACTACAGGCTTGGCAATGACTTCCTG GGAATCACACTCGCTTCCAGCCAGGCTGTCAGCAATGCCAGGAAGCTGAAGTGGCCGCTTAATGAAGTTGCAGAAGGTGTTTATGAAACTGAAGCCCCAGGAGGATATAAGTTCTTTTTGCAGAACCGCAGTCCACCTCAGTCAG ATCCTGTATTAAAAGTAACTCTAGCAGTGTCTGACCTTCAGAAGTCCTTGAACTATTGGTCTAATTTACTGGGGatgaaaatttatgaaaaagacgAACAGAAGCAAAGGGCTTTGCTGGGCTATGCTGATAACCAG TGTAAGCTGGAGCTCCAGGGCATCAAGGGGGCAGTAGATCACGCGGCAGCTTTTGGACGAATTGCCTTTTCTTGCCCCAAGAAAGAG TTGCCAGACTTGGAAGCCTTGATGAAAAGGGAGAACCAGAAGATTCTGACTCCCCTGGTGAGTCTGGACACTCCTGGGAAAGCAACAGTGCAAGTGGTCATTCTGGCTGACCCT GATGGACATGAAATTTGCTTTGTGGGGGATGAAGCATTTCGAGAACTTTCTAAGATGGATCCAGAAGGAAGCAAATTATTGGATGAC
- the MRM3 gene encoding rRNA methyltransferase 3, mitochondrial isoform X2: MAALLNRVGWATRPVLPVVQTWDLDARRWVRALRRSPVKVVFPSGQVVERKPSPGKQPRKAAAEASPREQRLKQPFQVPPSQTPSTWEESGLRYDKAFPGDKRLSSVMTIVKSRPFREKQGKILLEGRRLIADALKAGAVPKVFFFSRLDYIKELPIEKLKGVGLIKVKFEDIKDWSDLVTPQGIMGIFAKPDHVKMTYPETQLRHTLPLLLICDNLRDPGNLGTILRSAAGAGCSKVLLTKGCVDPWEPKVLRAGMGAHFQVPIINNLDWEAVPNYLPTNTRVFVADNCGLYAQAQAQMSNKASDHGWICDRRLLKFHKYEEEEEDLEDGACEGWLPELEVQSYDSDWTEAPAAVVVGGETHGLSLESLQLAESTRGGRLLIPIVPGVDSLNSAMAASILLFEGKRQLREGAAFIN, encoded by the exons ATGGCGGCGCTGTTGAATCGCGTGGGCTGGGCAACGCGACCTGTGCTGCCAGTGGTCCAGACTTGGGACCTTGACGCGCGGCGCTGGGTCCGGGCGCTGCGGCGAAGCCCCGTGAAAGTGGTGTTTCCATCCGGTCAGGTGGTGGAACGGAAGCCCAGTCCCGGGAAGCAGCCCCGGAAGGCGGCGGCGGAGGCCAGTCCCCGCGAGCAGCGGCTGAAGCAGCCGTTTCAGGTCCCCCCATCTCAGACACCAAGCACCTGGGAAGAGTCCGGGCTTCGCTATGATAAGGCTTTCCCTGGAGACAAAAGGCTGAG CAGTGTGATGACAATAGTTAAGTCCAGGCCATTTCGGGAAAAGCAAGGGAAGATTCTGCTGGAAGGTCGTAGGCTGATCGCAGACGCTCTCAAGGCTGGTGCTGTGCCCaaagttttcttctttagccGTCTGGACTACATAAAGGAGCTGCCCATTGAGAAGCTGAAAGGTGTTGGCCTCATTAAGGTGAAATTTGAGGATATCAAGGATTGGTCCGACCTAGTGACACCACAAGGAATAATGG GGATTTTTGCCAAACCTGACCATGTTAAGATGACATACCCAGAGACTCAGCTTCGTCACACACTGCCCTTATTATTGATCTGTGACAATCTCCGTGACCCTGGGAACCTGGGGACAATTCTGAGATCTGCTGCTGGGGCAGGCTGCAGCAAAGTATTACTCACCAAAG GTTGTGTGGATCCCTGGGAGCCCAAAGTGCTGCGGGCCGGGATGGGCGCACATTTCCAGGTGCCCATCATCAACAATCTGGACTGGGAAGCAGTGCCCAACTACCTGCCCACCAATACCCGGGTCTTCGTGGCTGACAACTGCGGCCTTTATGCGCAGGCCCAGGCCCAGATGTCTAATAAGGCTAGTGACCATGGCTGGATATGTGACCGACGACTCCTAAAGTTTCACAAgtatgaggaagaggaagaggatctAGAAGATGGAGCCTGTGAAGGCTGGCTCCCCGAACTTGAGGTCCAGAGTTATGACTCGGATTGGACAGAGGCACCAGCAGCGGTGGTAGTAGGTGGGGAGACCCATGGCTTGAGCCTGGAGTCCCTGCAGTTGGCCGAGAGCACCAGGGGCGGGCGCCTGCTGATCCCCATCGTACCTGGTGTGGACAGCCTCAACTCCGCCATGGCTGCAAGCATCCTGCTCTTTGAAGGGAAACGACAACTGCGG GAAGGAGCAGCTTTTATCAACTGA
- the MRM3 gene encoding rRNA methyltransferase 3, mitochondrial isoform X3, translating into MAALLNRVGWATRPVLPVVQTWDLDARRWVRALRRSPVKVVFPSGQVVERKPSPGKQPRKAAAEASPREQRLKQPFQVPPSQTPSTWEESGLRYDKAFPGDKRLSSVMTIVKSRPFREKQGKILLEGRRLIADALKAGAVPKVFFFSRLDYIKELPIEKLKGVGLIKVKFEDIKDWSDLVTPQGIMGIFAKPDHVKMTYPETQLRHTLPLLLICDNLRDPGNLGTILRSAAGAGCSKVLLTKGCVDPWEPKVLRAGMGAHFQVPIINNLDWEAVPNYLPTNTRVFVADNCGLYAQAQAQMSNKASDHGWICDRRLLKFHKYEEEEEDLEDGACEGWLPELEVQSYDSDWTEAPAAVVVGGETHGLSLESLQLAESTRGGRLLIPIVPGVDSLNSAMAASILLFEGKRQLR; encoded by the exons ATGGCGGCGCTGTTGAATCGCGTGGGCTGGGCAACGCGACCTGTGCTGCCAGTGGTCCAGACTTGGGACCTTGACGCGCGGCGCTGGGTCCGGGCGCTGCGGCGAAGCCCCGTGAAAGTGGTGTTTCCATCCGGTCAGGTGGTGGAACGGAAGCCCAGTCCCGGGAAGCAGCCCCGGAAGGCGGCGGCGGAGGCCAGTCCCCGCGAGCAGCGGCTGAAGCAGCCGTTTCAGGTCCCCCCATCTCAGACACCAAGCACCTGGGAAGAGTCCGGGCTTCGCTATGATAAGGCTTTCCCTGGAGACAAAAGGCTGAG CAGTGTGATGACAATAGTTAAGTCCAGGCCATTTCGGGAAAAGCAAGGGAAGATTCTGCTGGAAGGTCGTAGGCTGATCGCAGACGCTCTCAAGGCTGGTGCTGTGCCCaaagttttcttctttagccGTCTGGACTACATAAAGGAGCTGCCCATTGAGAAGCTGAAAGGTGTTGGCCTCATTAAGGTGAAATTTGAGGATATCAAGGATTGGTCCGACCTAGTGACACCACAAGGAATAATGG GGATTTTTGCCAAACCTGACCATGTTAAGATGACATACCCAGAGACTCAGCTTCGTCACACACTGCCCTTATTATTGATCTGTGACAATCTCCGTGACCCTGGGAACCTGGGGACAATTCTGAGATCTGCTGCTGGGGCAGGCTGCAGCAAAGTATTACTCACCAAAG GTTGTGTGGATCCCTGGGAGCCCAAAGTGCTGCGGGCCGGGATGGGCGCACATTTCCAGGTGCCCATCATCAACAATCTGGACTGGGAAGCAGTGCCCAACTACCTGCCCACCAATACCCGGGTCTTCGTGGCTGACAACTGCGGCCTTTATGCGCAGGCCCAGGCCCAGATGTCTAATAAGGCTAGTGACCATGGCTGGATATGTGACCGACGACTCCTAAAGTTTCACAAgtatgaggaagaggaagaggatctAGAAGATGGAGCCTGTGAAGGCTGGCTCCCCGAACTTGAGGTCCAGAGTTATGACTCGGATTGGACAGAGGCACCAGCAGCGGTGGTAGTAGGTGGGGAGACCCATGGCTTGAGCCTGGAGTCCCTGCAGTTGGCCGAGAGCACCAGGGGCGGGCGCCTGCTGATCCCCATCGTACCTGGTGTGGACAGCCTCAACTCCGCCATGGCTGCAAGCATCCTGCTCTTTGAAGGGAAACGACAACTGCGG TGA
- the MRM3 gene encoding rRNA methyltransferase 3, mitochondrial isoform X1, which produces MAALLNRVGWATRPVLPVVQTWDLDARRWVRALRRSPVKVVFPSGQVVERKPSPGKQPRKAAAEASPREQRLKQPFQVPPSQTPSTWEESGLRYDKAFPGDKRLSSVMTIVKSRPFREKQGKILLEGRRLIADALKAGAVPKVFFFSRLDYIKELPIEKLKGVGLIKVKFEDIKDWSDLVTPQGIMGIFAKPDHVKMTYPETQLRHTLPLLLICDNLRDPGNLGTILRSAAGAGCSKVLLTKGCVDPWEPKVLRAGMGAHFQVPIINNLDWEAVPNYLPTNTRVFVADNCGLYAQAQAQMSNKASDHGWICDRRLLKFHKYEEEEEDLEDGACEGWLPELEVQSYDSDWTEAPAAVVVGGETHGLSLESLQLAESTRGGRLLIPIVPGVDSLNSAMAASILLFEGKRQLRVRAEHLSRDRSYH; this is translated from the exons ATGGCGGCGCTGTTGAATCGCGTGGGCTGGGCAACGCGACCTGTGCTGCCAGTGGTCCAGACTTGGGACCTTGACGCGCGGCGCTGGGTCCGGGCGCTGCGGCGAAGCCCCGTGAAAGTGGTGTTTCCATCCGGTCAGGTGGTGGAACGGAAGCCCAGTCCCGGGAAGCAGCCCCGGAAGGCGGCGGCGGAGGCCAGTCCCCGCGAGCAGCGGCTGAAGCAGCCGTTTCAGGTCCCCCCATCTCAGACACCAAGCACCTGGGAAGAGTCCGGGCTTCGCTATGATAAGGCTTTCCCTGGAGACAAAAGGCTGAG CAGTGTGATGACAATAGTTAAGTCCAGGCCATTTCGGGAAAAGCAAGGGAAGATTCTGCTGGAAGGTCGTAGGCTGATCGCAGACGCTCTCAAGGCTGGTGCTGTGCCCaaagttttcttctttagccGTCTGGACTACATAAAGGAGCTGCCCATTGAGAAGCTGAAAGGTGTTGGCCTCATTAAGGTGAAATTTGAGGATATCAAGGATTGGTCCGACCTAGTGACACCACAAGGAATAATGG GGATTTTTGCCAAACCTGACCATGTTAAGATGACATACCCAGAGACTCAGCTTCGTCACACACTGCCCTTATTATTGATCTGTGACAATCTCCGTGACCCTGGGAACCTGGGGACAATTCTGAGATCTGCTGCTGGGGCAGGCTGCAGCAAAGTATTACTCACCAAAG GTTGTGTGGATCCCTGGGAGCCCAAAGTGCTGCGGGCCGGGATGGGCGCACATTTCCAGGTGCCCATCATCAACAATCTGGACTGGGAAGCAGTGCCCAACTACCTGCCCACCAATACCCGGGTCTTCGTGGCTGACAACTGCGGCCTTTATGCGCAGGCCCAGGCCCAGATGTCTAATAAGGCTAGTGACCATGGCTGGATATGTGACCGACGACTCCTAAAGTTTCACAAgtatgaggaagaggaagaggatctAGAAGATGGAGCCTGTGAAGGCTGGCTCCCCGAACTTGAGGTCCAGAGTTATGACTCGGATTGGACAGAGGCACCAGCAGCGGTGGTAGTAGGTGGGGAGACCCATGGCTTGAGCCTGGAGTCCCTGCAGTTGGCCGAGAGCACCAGGGGCGGGCGCCTGCTGATCCCCATCGTACCTGGTGTGGACAGCCTCAACTCCGCCATGGCTGCAAGCATCCTGCTCTTTGAAGGGAAACGACAACTGCGGGTAAGGGCGGAACACTTGAGCAGGGACAGGAGTTACCACTGA